In the genome of Microtus pennsylvanicus isolate mMicPen1 chromosome X, mMicPen1.hap1, whole genome shotgun sequence, the window cagaagacagGAACAAAACAACTTCAAGCTTAAAGTCAGCTTGAGCACTTTGTCAAAAAACAAACTTGCCAataaaaaagtcatttatttgctgtggtgttttaattttctctcataTTTAAATGTAATTTGTAATTGCTTGTCAAAACAGTTTTTATGGGTGCTTTAAAATCCTTGTTAAGCAATTCCAATAATTGATTCATTTAACTGGTAGTGCCTGTTGATTGCCTTGTTTTCATTAATCTGATTTTCTTGATTCTTGTTATCAAAGATGTTTAtagtgtctgatttttttttccaggagacTCAGAGTCTTACTAAAATCTTCCATTTTATCAGGCAGTTGTCTGTATTAACATACATACCTTCTTTGTAGATGTCAGTTTGAAAGACTAATTTTCTATATCCTGGGTACATACATTGTTGCGTCTATATTCTTTTGGGAGGTACTGCTGGGTCTTGCATTACTCTGCTAGACTACCTGATGATTGCAATGAtgttttcttagaattttctCTATTTATCTCATATTCTCAtattcaggaatcccataaaatcTTTCAACcgaaagccataatatatatgcaaagaccTGTAGGGTAAAGAGAAAgcgaaaatatataaataaagtaaaaatgaaagtaaaaataagataaacttttaaaaagggaaaacttTGACCTGGCATTATGAAATGAGAAATGTCCAAGgataccattgagttcattttttaTCAGCCATCTACTGCTGGGGGTACAGGCTACCCTTAAGAGTTGTTTGTTTCTCCAGTGACACTcacttggagaaaactaaattttcatttgtaagtgactatcaaatgaaaaaaagtttcTGAAATAGGTTGGAATGGGTACATTTGTCCCCTTCTCTTTTCAACTCTAGGCTAATATCTGGGCGGACTCATGTAGGACTTGTGTATGCTGCCTTGGTTTCTGTAAGTTCATGAGTGCttttgatcatgttgatttagagggccttgttttcttcatgtcctccatcccctctggctcttacactctttccacctcctcttcttcagggttccctgatccctgagaggaaggatttgatggaggcaTCCCATTTAAGGATGAGGGTTCCAAAATCACTGTCTGAATAATGTTTGGCTTTAGGTTTCTATAtttttcccatctgctgcagctgcacaaagaagcttctctgatgataactgaagaagacactgatctatgagtatagaaatTGTCATTAGGAGTTGTTTTATTGCTACTCCTTTATTTAGGACAGCAGTATTTGGTCTTATCCTAGGTCACTGAGATATCTAGTCTCAGGCTTTTGGTCCCGCAAGCAGTGTTGGATAATGCTTCTCTCTCATGGAGTAGACCTTATATCAAATCAGTtatggttggttactcccacaagctttctGCCACCATGGTCCTAGCATGTTTTGTAGGCAGGTGACCATTGTAGAGCAAAGAGTTTATTCTTGGGTTAGTGTTTATGCTTCTCCTTTGTTTGTGTGCAGAGTACCATCTGGTACCAAGAACACTAGTCCGCATAGGTGAAGCGTCTAGGTAGGCAACTACTTGAATTCTCCATCTTTAGTGAATTGCGTAGGTTGTTGTCTTCAAAAATGGGGACTTGAGGTCAGTTTGTGTAGAGTAACCTATACTCTTTGCAACAACCTGAGTTATTTGGGCATTCCCATGGGACCAcattggccaacaactcaattagatataaCCCATTGCTTGGACTGATGGCTTCCACATTTTTGATAAGAAATGTCCAGTTGGGGTTCTGTCTCCTCCATTATTTGACAAATTCATTTAGAGTGctttcatatatgtgcatacttTTGGAAATGTCTACTGCATCAAGTTTCCATACTAGTTCTAAAATGAcccttaattttagttttttccaTATATTCCCTTTCTcatctccctttttcctcccccagCCTACTTGATCATCCTATTTCAGTATTCCCACCTgtccataactatctattctagtTCCTTTCTCTAGAGATATCTATTCATCCCCTCTTTGGATTGTAACTTTATTATAATTGACTTAACTATTGGCATCAACATATAATGcatgccatatttgtcttttctagggctgatatttttttctggttctatCTATTTACCTACTGATTCATTTTGTAACAGGCAAATAATGTTCCATTTATTCGTCTGCTaaaggacatctaggctgtttctaatttctggctattattaatAGAACAGCAATGGGCactgttgagcaagtgtctctgtagtatgatatagcatcctttgggtatatgtccaagagttgTATGgctagatcttgaggtagactgattcccgtATTTTTAAGGAACCACTAGACTGATTTCCAGAGAAGGAGAGCTAGAATAATCTTTACAGTATGTCTATTACAATCTCTTCAAGTTCTCAGTTATCTTATGCACAGAAAAAATAGGTTGGGAATAATATTAATAGCATCATTGCATTGATACCTAACTTGAAGCAAAAGCCAGAATATATCACTTATCGAgtgaatattaaaacatttttattatactaGAGTAAGATGTAATTTTTCATCATTACCCAGCACTTACTAATATGTGTTTTACCTGTGAAAGTTAATTAAAAAGATAGGTACTATCTTTTATGTCAGATATTTGCTAGTACCCATCTTTTGACATACTGTAAAACTGTGCTTTCTTGTACTTTTTATACTTAATAATGATCAGTTGAtttgtgtgtcctgtgctgtatGATAAAAGCAAAGTGTATTATTTCTGAGGACAAAATGTTCTCTTTTACCCAATGCTTCAGTCATAGTAGCACAAAAATGAAACCTTTCATGTATGCTCCATTGTGGCTAATGCAGGTCAGAACCCTCATTAAATCTCTAATAGACCGAGGGTgagtaagcctggtctacagagcaagttccaggacagccaagaatagctatggctacacagaaaaaccctggctcaaacaaacaaacacaagagaaATAACCTTTTGTTTTCACATAGCTAAAGTTTTCAGGTTCTTTTCCATAGTGTgatcttgtttgttttaattgatGCACTTGGCTTTACTTCATTTTATATCACTATGCTGtttatttccatttcaatttTCCAAGTTGATTACAACCTAGAAAATTGATTCAGTGACCACATAATATGGAGGAAACTTGTAGTTTGAAAAATATTGCTTTATACTATATTCATTTGAGTCCTAGCAGATACCCTCTTAGAGCTTTTCTGAATACTCCTATATTTCAGGATTGTGGTTATGGAGAAGGTGGAGATGCATACTGCACAGCCTGCCCTCCCCGAAAATATAAAAGCACATGGGGGCATCACAGGTGTCAGACTTGCATCACCTGCGCTGTCATCAATCGGGTCCAGAAAACCAACTGCACGAATACCTCTAATGCTATCTGCGGAGACTGTATGCCCAGGTATGCCATTAAATGATATCAGTCTTTCTGGAACTTTTTAAAGCTATTTGATGTCGCTTATCATCCTACCTCTTAGACCCTAGTAGAAGTATTCTAACTATCCATGTCATGATCTATTTAAGCTCTATGAATGGAAAGCCATATATTCCTAACTATATCCCTATATATAAAATACCTGGCAAATTATCAAACACAGATGAGTGCTTAAAAGCTTTCTAATCGTTCTGATAGtctaaaatttaaagtaaaaatgttGCTAGACAGATTGCACAGAAATCATGAAGAAGTTGGTCTCATGACCTTAACTCCCCTTTTGGCTATAGAATGTGATGGCTTAAGAAAATGGTGGACTGAGTCACACATGTCAGAGATCCCACAAGGGTAGGTACTGCGTCCCATGCAGGAAACATGAGGGAAAGACTCTTAGATATTCCCCACAACCTCAAGAAGGACTGTTACAAGTCAATTGCTCGTTTCATCCCTCCACATTCCTTTCTGCTCTGATCACAGGTTCTACCGAAAGACGCGCATTGGGGGCCTGCAGGACCAAGAATGCATCCCGTGTACAAAGCAGACTCCTTCTTCTGAGGTTCAGTGTGTGTATctatttttctctcctgtcttcccCCCAAACCTCTGTGTGTCAATGAAGTCAATAGACTTCTTTATTCCTGTAGAAGGAAAATACTCCTTAGTACTCCTTCTATTACATTGTTGGTAAAGGCAGTCGCCCATGACTAAACCTCAACTTTGCAGCATTCAAATTGATTAGACATCATTTATTTCCCTTGTTTTGAAAATTGAATCTAAatgaggaaatatttttattcatgctTTGTGAGCTACTTGGCTGGATTTGGTGGCATAATGAATGTTATAATGTACTTTACATATAATAGCATTTCTACACTTATGAATTGCGATTATAGTCAATATTGCTATTAGAGTTGATACACATGGTATATGGAAGTCCTTAGGTTTTAGACCACATTAATATCTGAAAAAATAACTAGAATATAGTCTGTATCCATGTCACTTGTCATTTACTTGTTTGTCTGACTTCTATAATTTTTGTCTGTCTTCTAATATAGTCTTTAAATTATTGGTGTATCTCTAACAATCCCTAAAAATCAtgataaataaaacagattttgcTAAATACACATAAGTATAGAAATATAAAGTCCTAAATTAGCTGAGATCCCTAgataataaatcttattttttaaatatttccttcaGCGTTTTAAAAGAACAGATATAATAACCTTCCCCTTTCGATTCTTTCTGAGTCCTCTTCATTCCTTCCCTCCACAGAAACAACCACTGTCGTGAAATTTTAAGCAGCTTTTTACAAGACTATCCTATGGCAATTAACAAATCCAATGTTTCCTTTCATAAGGCCAAAGCCTTCTTGTTTCATGTGCCTATGATTGCTATACTAGGTAGTGCCCAGTTCCTTGTCACAGAATGAAATGATTGAGATGTATCAGCTCTTTACTGACTCAGTCTAGAAATGCCATGCATTGTTTACAGTCAAGGTGCATTGGCTACAAGTATGTTGATGTTTTTGCTGTAAGGGTGTAAAGAACATGAAGAGTGTGTTGTTAATTCATGGCCATATTCCTCAGCTACCTTCTCCACtactgtttaaatatttttattacattctgtATATTCATATTCTTAGACAATAGTGctagtattttgtattttacaacATTTTTCTATAAAGGTCATCAAGCTATTCTTCACTTTGTTTTTCTCCACTGGGTTATTTATATTAACCAACAAAAGGTCTTTTATGACGTCTTAGGGGGTAAATCACGATTTACTGATCTAGTATTTACTGATGagcattttaatttgtttctatttttttaggtTCTATTACTAAACATAGCATGAATGAACCACAACAGCAGTGACTTTTGGTTAGTCGTGCTAATTTATATCGTGCCTGCAGCATATGAGTTTTGCTTTTTCATTATGATCTTACCTAATTTCAGATAAGAACATAGCAGTCCTGATAGAGATGACCTAAAGGAGATGTAGCCTAAGGATCTTTAGGGCCCTTTTCCGACTCTTAACTGCCCACATTGACAGACTCTCCTATTATTTTGCTGTGGTTCCACAGGTACCTTCCAGTTGAGTTTAGTGAAGGTAGATGCACACGCTGTTCCCGGTAAGGAAGCCACGCTTGTCGCACTGGTGGGCAGTCTGCTCGTAGTGTTTGCACTTGCCTTCCTTGGACTCTTCTTCCTCTACTGCAAGCAGCTCTTTAATAGACATTGTCAATGTGGTAAGTGTGTCTGCTTAACATTTCCCATGAAACAAAAGTAAGATACAATTTTTGGTAAAAGAGGAagatttttgagattataagtCAAGGTGCCTTCCCTATCACATTAGAAAATCCCAGGCATCATGCTCTGTCATCATGTGGGAACTATCTGGCATAGCATCAAAAAATATGGAACGTCAAAAGGGCTAGAATTTACCTGGAAGTTTAGTGGACCAGTTTATTAGGCTTTAAGGGTTCGTGGAGAGTCTCCCTTAATGGGAAATCACTTGGTAAAGAAACCCAGAGACCAATtatctaactttatttttaaatcatagtgTAACTCAAATTATATAGAttctttaggtttatttatttttaattttcaaaatgataGATGGAATGGAATAAGTTGTTTATACTCTTTTCTCTATGTATGTATTAATAGATTCTGAAATATCAGAATTGGAGATTTAGATATACCTGAAACATGACTAATAAAAGTTAATGAGGTCTACAGTAAGTGCTGTCAATATAGGAGTTTCCCAAAACTGGATAACTGAAGGCATAGTGTTTAGTCAACATTCTtatgtttttctgtcttccaaAATACTGCTGCTGAAGATCTGGCCAAAGCCATAGGAGATGGTGCATTAAAATCAAGACAGATTGTCATGTTTAAAGTCTTGAGAACACTTTTGTCAACTTCATCTATCAGTCAATGTAAGACAGAAAGTATAGTTCATCAGGGAGGGAATACAGAAGAGGTGGGATCATCAGGACTAAATAAGACATTAGAATCCCAAACACGAATACCAGTGTTCAATGCAGCTTTAGTGCAATTAACAGAAGCAAGAACTAAACAGGGACAATGAAAAATCTAACATAGCCTAATAAATAGACCTGTATTAGCAAAGGAAAGGATGGACTTTACTGGATACAAGAACTGTCAGGATTCAATATCTAAATGGATACTGTAGCTGAAGCAGCACGTTATTATAGCTGTATTCTGTTTGTGTTGGAAAATCCTTCTTAAATAGAACTTCCTTAGTCAGTTTGGCTCTAGAGTCTATCAGTGATTTACCTGTGCATACTCCATGTTTCAGCAAAGATGAATCTAGCATTTCATGAGATGTAGTTTTCCCCTCTTGATTCTCAATAACCCTTCTTCAGCTTTACTTCAGTCTCCTTAAAGCTCCTGTGGTAGCTCTGACAGTTTAGACAATGGTGGACCACTGGATCTCTGTCTCATTGACCATTCAGTCTTTGGAAGGTAGTGTGTATTGTAAGAATTCTTGCCCAGTACTGAAACATGGGTAATGAAGTGTTTGGGTCACAGGTCTCAGCAAGGTGAATGTGATGAGACATCTaagacctgcctgtctccctgTTCTTCCCTTGGGAGAGAGAACCCCCTTTCTATACTATTGCAGTATCTCCTTGGGAACATAAGGACAGGTAGTGTCCTTATGATTTCCTTAGGAAAAATGTGCTTATTAGTACTCACTCACTTACACACATTCTATGGCTTT includes:
- the Eda2r gene encoding tumor necrosis factor receptor superfamily member 27 isoform X3; its protein translation is MPKKYIWSQDCGYGEGGDAYCTACPPRKYKSTWGHHRCQTCITCAVINRVQKTNCTNTSNAICGDCMPRFYRKTRIGGLQDQECIPCTKQTPSSEVQCTFQLSLVKVDAHAVPGKEATLVALVGSLLVVFALAFLGLFFLYCKQLFNRHCQCVAGGSLQYEAEKAVEEDSLFPMPPGQETSPEFPVNEIKPLSSILDDDCSSTRGFPTQESFTMASCASESHSKWVHTPIECTELDLQKFSSSVPCTGAGTLRENTVEISGDSPELRVPFQVPSL